In the Glycine max cultivar Williams 82 chromosome 6, Glycine_max_v4.0, whole genome shotgun sequence genome, CTCGTCCATCTCGCATCTTGTGAGAACCCTTGCCATCATCTCTACCTGCAGCATGGCACAAATCTATAGAAGATGAGAATATTATTGACATGAGGAATTAGTAAAAATACAGCTTACTGACTCTCAAGTCTCAATCAGTTGAGAGTAACATAAACAACAGCATGAAGAAACAAGCATAAAATTATGATAGCATTATCTTTTCGAGTTGACTTACAGTCCCTGCTAAGTTCCTTGTTCCCAAGGGTGCTATAGTTCATTTTCATAAGTTTAGCCAAGATGTGCCCCATATAACTGAACCAGAGACTTCCAGATAATATTAAGCATTAACTAAGTAGGGTATCACTAATTAACTACGTTGCAAGCAGGTATGCAGGCAAGAGTTTCACCTCAAGACAGATAGGGATGAGCACAAGGGAAGCATCTAATCTTTGAGCTTTTCTAGAATATGTTaggagaagaaataaaagagaaaggtgAACAACATTGATGGATACCAAACTTTATGGCAATGGCATCAGGTTCGAATCAGAACAAAGCAAAAGGGGGAAATGTACTAGTACCTAAATTTCTTTCATATCCTTCATGTACTGAATTTTTCGGTTGTCCGTAGCTTTTCACATTTTGTGCGGCCTTTCTCAGTAGATTATCAGCATTccttttattagaatttttaaattCCTCAGCATCATCCTCTCCTTCAGAAAAAACAGATGGGCTAGACCAGCCAGTGGAACCTGTATCGCCCTTGCTCTTCCGAGCAAATTTCAGGAGTCTTTTCAAACCTTTGGGTGCATTTTTTTGGTATATCATGGCAGGAGGATTCTCAGCATTTCCCCACTCACATGTGTCAGGTTCACTACTTTCTTCTTGCAGCATCTGTGACAGAGAATGACGAACACGAGGACTAGCTGATCCCACTGGGGCAGCATTGGCTAGAGATGCAGATTGGAAGGTGTCATCCTCACATGGCTTGGGCATTTCCAGATCCTCTTCTGTCTCCAACCAGGCAGAAGGTGATATGGTtgattcttcttcattccttatATTTATGGAAGACTCTCCTGTGTATGTTAAGACCTCACCATCTGTAGGATTTTGGTCCAAGTTTTCTGTCTCACCGCATTGCAATTGGTTATGTATCTGTGGGTCTGGTTCTGTAGCAGCATTCTGATGAATAGGTGTCATTGTGTCCCCATCTGAATGCTGACTGACCAAGTCAGAAGCATTGACAACCAACTCACTTTCTTGATCTTCAATAAGATCTGCACTTACTCTCAGAGATTTGTCCATCTTAGGAGGACCTTTTTTCTTGTTAAGATCAGCAGTTCCATGCCCCATTCGAGAACCCTTGCGTAGAAATGGTTTTGATTCCAATGGCACCACACTGCTTTTCTTGGTTCCCTTGTTACCAATGCTAGTCTTTGAAGGAACAGAGGCTTCTTCAGAAGCTTTCGTCACTTTTGCTTTGACTGCCTTGCTCTTGTTTGGGACAGCTGGCTGCCGCTTCTCATTCATGCTTTTGAGGCTCCTGGCATTATTGGTCTGAGGTTCTTTCTCATTTCTGTTCCGGGGCAGAGATTTTTCCCTTTGGGTGCTTGGTTGGGGAACAGATGTTGACACTGGCTTACGATGTGTTGGGGTGCTGTTAGCAGATGAAATTCCACCACGAGCTTTGGCGGGGGATGTCCCAGCTGCCCTTGGTGAAGGTGTTGCTGACCAAGACTTACGTGTAGCAGGCATGGGAGATGTTCTAGATGATGTTTTTTTCATAGTTGAAGGTTTAGAGGTTTCCTTTGGGGAATTTGCAGGTGGAGTTGAATTTCTAAGAGAACTTTGGGGCAACCTTGGAGAACTTTTTTTACTTGCACTCACACTTTTGGACATTTCAACCTTCCTCTTATCAAGTAGTCGCTGCATTTGTCGAAATTGTGCTTctttttctacttgttttcCAGCCTTTGCTCCTCGAAGTTTTGCATCACGTTTTTCCTTATAATTATCGTAAGACCCTCCTCTCTGCTCAAATGAAATATTCTGGTTTCTGCTGGGCTGGGACTTCCCAAATAAAACAGGCTTGCTTTCgaccatttttttaagaatttggtTGAACTCTTCTTGCTTTCGTTGATTCCACTCTGCTGATGCTGCTAACTTTTTGTTAGTTTCCTGTTTTACTGTTGGGTTGGTTTCATCTGGATTATCTACAGCAACATAACCTATATTTTCCTGTCTTTCTGGTTTTACATCATGATCAGTGATCTCATTATTATTGTGACATTCCGAAATAAAATCAGACACCACTCCTACTTCTGAATTTCTAGGAGCCTCAGCATGTACCACATCATTAGAAGTCACTGGAACAGGATCTTCAGGAACATATTCTGGCTGGTCTTGAACAGAGGTTTCCCCCATACCGGCACTCCATCTTCTCAATACAGATTTATTTGTACTAACAGAAACATCTGCTAATGACTTCCTCTTCTGAATATCTGTAGTTTGATCCCGCTGTTTGCTTTCAAAAAGACTGATGGCATCTTGTACAGTTATCCTCTTTACATCAATTTCTGACTTTTTATTGGGTAGTTCAGATACTTCCCCTTCAAAGTCATTTTCAGCAGCATCTTGTACAGTTATCCTCTCTCTGCCAGGAAAATAATTGAGGCTCTTGATAGTTAATGCAGCAGCTCTGCGGGGTCCAGCTCTTCCTATTTGGACCCTTCGCATTGGGGATGCTGACCTTCTGGGTGTTGCAGATCTTACTAGAGAACGACTTCTCTCGGCAGATCTTTGGTCCTCATCACTAGAGTTAGAAGATTCCTCACTTTCTGTTGAACTGTGTCTCTCAACTTGGGCCGCTTTTGCTGGTGAAACACCATACTTAACTGGTGTATCTGAAGGTAATGGTTTGGAAACCTGCAGGTTTTTAACAGCCTCGTTTGCATCATCTTTGGTCACATCACATGAGTGCAAGGTTGTTTCTTTGCTCAGGGGGGCAACATCCTGGCTCTTTTGAGTAAGTTCTATAAACTTGCATAAAGAATGCCTGAGAACATAGACACAATGCATAGAACACATGCTTAGCAAtgtcttaaataaaaaatacacaagtCCAATCCAGAACTTGCAAGTCTACATTCTTAGGGCCAATgaacatattatattaaatcaGTCTGAAATTTACTCTATATTAGTGGCACCAAAATGTTGAGAAAATTTAGCTAAACAAGTCAGATCTTCCGGGGAGCATGTAGCACCAGTGGCCTTGCTAAAAGTTTCAGCTAACTTGTCGCTCAAAGCTGTTAGTCTTAGGTCCATTGCTCGTAACAATTCATTCCTGGCAGCATATTTTCAGAAAGCTTAATAGTGGGTGCAGCCAATCTATATCTGCTAAATGTAATGTAACAGTCACAAGAACATACTTTGAAGCATCGGATGACACAATGTTAACTTCAGGCTGTTCATATGCAATAAATTGTTAGAGGAAACACAATGTAAAATCAAGTAAAAACCTGACAATTAAATAAGTtgctttttttataatagaCTAATAGTGTGAATGAATTTGCAAAATGAACCCACTCTAAAGCATTGGAGAAAAGGCATTACTTTGGAGGTTGGTGCTTCACCATGAGAGCTATAGGTACCATCTGTCAAGTGGGaaatacaattaaaatcaaCAGAAACTACAGAGAACAATGATGAAGCTATTTAtggcaaataaaatattatcatacAAAAGATATCAGAAACCTGACACCTAGTCCCATTGGTTGGTGGTAAcaaacaagaatcaagaatcaagaatcaagaatcaaactACATagaatttagttaaaattaccTTTTTCCCCACTTTCAAGATGATCCTGATTGCCCTAATTTCAGAAGACAAACACTAATCAGAAACTTAACACATCAAATTCCAGTATTGATTTAATAAAAGACAGAGAATCACCTTCCCATACAAAGAAACATGAAATTCCTTTGAATCCTCCAACTGAGACATCTCATCTAGGATACTACTGATGGCATGTATCAAATCTGGTGAACTAGCAAAATGAAGGAacctaagaagaaaaataatattagagcTAGTAAGCTTTTCCTATAAGTAAATGCAAAGGAGAAATAAATAAACCATTCTTTGATAGAAACCTTTGAACAGTTGCTTTGGAAAACCATTCAGCACCATGCAGATTTTCTGGTAATTTAAGATCAAAGTTTGTATCAAATCCTTCAGCATGTAAATCATTTATTGCAGGTAAATGAGGCAACAAATGTTCCAAATGTCCAGCTGCTACTTTGTCGGATTGTTTCCCCTTACAGACAAATGCCTCATACCTATCCCACCACCACAgagagaaatatgtaaatatccagtaaaaaaacaaaatttataacattCACATAGGGAACAGATTAAGCATAAACTATTTAATGCACAATTGATAGTACTGAAGGAAGCTAATGATATAATCTATTATTgatttaaaagtgaaaattattCACGTTTTATTTTACAGGTCTCTTTTAACCTCAGTGAAAATTGATATTATCCTTTTAAATGATGGGGTTGGATCTAGAGGTGGAACTGAACAACAACAACtacaacaaagccttatcccactaggtgaggtCGACTGCATG is a window encoding:
- the LOC100784082 gene encoding COP1-interacting protein 7 isoform X4; this translates as MEEAIDATATLDYASIQIFPNLKRYEAFVCKGKQSDKVAAGHLEHLLPHLPAINDLHAEGFDTNFDLKLPENLHGAEWFSKATVQRFLHFASSPDLIHAISSILDEMSQLEDSKEFHVSLYGKGNQDHLESGEKDGTYSSHGEAPTSKPEVNIVSSDASKNELLRAMDLRLTALSDKLAETFSKATGATCSPEDLTCLAKFSQHFGATNIEHSLCKFIELTQKSQDVAPLSKETTLHSCDVTKDDANEAVKNLQVSKPLPSDTPVKYGVSPAKAAQVERHSSTESEESSNSSDEDQRSAERSRSLVRSATPRRSASPMRRVQIGRAGPRRAAALTIKSLNYFPGRERITVQDAAENDFEGEVSELPNKKSEIDVKRITVQDAISLFESKQRDQTTDIQKRKSLADVSVSTNKSVLRRWSAGMGETSVQDQPEYVPEDPVPVTSNDVVHAEAPRNSEVGVVSDFISECHNNNEITDHDVKPERQENIGYVAVDNPDETNPTVKQETNKKLAASAEWNQRKQEEFNQILKKMVESKPVLFGKSQPSRNQNISFEQRGGSYDNYKEKRDAKLRGAKAGKQVEKEAQFRQMQRLLDKRKVEMSKSVSASKKSSPRLPQSSLRNSTPPANSPKETSKPSTMKKTSSRTSPMPATRKSWSATPSPRAAGTSPAKARGGISSANSTPTHRKPVSTSVPQPSTQREKSLPRNRNEKEPQTNNARSLKSMNEKRQPAVPNKSKAVKAKVTKASEEASVPSKTSIGNKGTKKSSVVPLESKPFLRKGSRMGHGTADLNKKKGPPKMDKSLRVSADLIEDQESELVVNASDLVSQHSDGDTMTPIHQNAATEPDPQIHNQLQCGETENLDQNPTDGEVLTYTGESSINIRNEEESTISPSAWLETEEDLEMPKPCEDDTFQSASLANAAPVGSASPRVRHSLSQMLQEESSEPDTCEWGNAENPPAMIYQKNAPKGLKRLLKFARKSKGDTGSTGWSSPSVFSEGEDDAEEFKNSNKRNADNLLRKAAQNVKSYGQPKNSVHEGYERNLGRDDGKGSHKMRDGRDLGAGSTTRAFRGSKPSESKFH
- the LOC100784082 gene encoding COP1-interacting protein 7 isoform X1; the protein is MEEAIDATATLDYASIQIFPNLKRYEAFVCKGKQSDKVAAGHLEHLLPHLPAINDLHAEGFDTNFDLKLPENLHGAEWFSKATVQRFLHFASSPDLIHAISSILDEMSQLEDSKEFHVSLYGKGNQDHLESGEKDGTYSSHGEAPTSKVMPFLQCFRPEVNIVSSDASKNELLRAMDLRLTALSDKLAETFSKATGATCSPEDLTCLAKFSQHFGATNIEHSLCKFIELTQKSQDVAPLSKETTLHSCDVTKDDANEAVKNLQVSKPLPSDTPVKYGVSPAKAAQVERHSSTESEESSNSSDEDQRSAERSRSLVRSATPRRSASPMRRVQIGRAGPRRAAALTIKSLNYFPGRERITVQDAAENDFEGEVSELPNKKSEIDVKRITVQDAISLFESKQRDQTTDIQKRKSLADVSVSTNKSVLRRWSAGMGETSVQDQPEYVPEDPVPVTSNDVVHAEAPRNSEVGVVSDFISECHNNNEITDHDVKPERQENIGYVAVDNPDETNPTVKQETNKKLAASAEWNQRKQEEFNQILKKMVESKPVLFGKSQPSRNQNISFEQRGGSYDNYKEKRDAKLRGAKAGKQVEKEAQFRQMQRLLDKRKVEMSKSVSASKKSSPRLPQSSLRNSTPPANSPKETSKPSTMKKTSSRTSPMPATRKSWSATPSPRAAGTSPAKARGGISSANSTPTHRKPVSTSVPQPSTQREKSLPRNRNEKEPQTNNARSLKSMNEKRQPAVPNKSKAVKAKVTKASEEASVPSKTSIGNKGTKKSSVVPLESKPFLRKGSRMGHGTADLNKKKGPPKMDKSLRVSADLIEDQESELVVNASDLVSQHSDGDTMTPIHQNAATEPDPQIHNQLQCGETENLDQNPTDGEVLTYTGESSINIRNEEESTISPSAWLETEEDLEMPKPCEDDTFQSASLANAAPVGSASPRVRHSLSQMLQEESSEPDTCEWGNAENPPAMIYQKNAPKGLKRLLKFARKSKGDTGSTGWSSPSVFSEGEDDAEEFKNSNKRNADNLLRKAAQNVKSYGQPKNSVHEGYERNLGRDDGKGSHKMRDGRDLGAGSTTRASRSFFSLSAFRGSKPSESKFH
- the LOC100784082 gene encoding COP1-interacting protein 7 isoform X3; its protein translation is MEEAIDATATLDYASIQIFPNLKRYEAFVCKGKQSDKVAAGHLEHLLPHLPAINDLHAEGFDTNFDLKLPENLHGAEWFSKATVQRFLHFASSPDLIHAISSILDEMSQLEDSKEFHVSLYGKGNQDHLESGEKDGTYSSHGEAPTSKVMPFLQCFRPEVNIVSSDASKNELLRAMDLRLTALSDKLAETFSKATGATCSPEDLTCLAKFSQHFGATNIEHSLCKFIELTQKSQDVAPLSKETTLHSCDVTKDDANEAVKNLQVSKPLPSDTPVKYGVSPAKAAQVERHSSTESEESSNSSDEDQRSAERSRSLVRSATPRRSASPMRRVQIGRAGPRRAAALTIKSLNYFPGRERITVQDAAENDFEGEVSELPNKKSEIDVKRITVQDAISLFESKQRDQTTDIQKRKSLADVSVSTNKSVLRRWSAGMGETSVQDQPEYVPEDPVPVTSNDVVHAEAPRNSEVGVVSDFISECHNNNEITDHDVKPERQENIGYVAVDNPDETNPTVKQETNKKLAASAEWNQRKQEEFNQILKKMVESKPVLFGKSQPSRNQNISFEQRGGSYDNYKEKRDAKLRGAKAGKQVEKEAQFRQMQRLLDKRKVEMSKSVSASKKSSPRLPQSSLRNSTPPANSPKETSKPSTMKKTSSRTSPMPATRKSWSATPSPRAAGTSPAKARGGISSANSTPTHRKPVSTSVPQPSTQREKSLPRNRNEKEPQTNNARSLKSMNEKRQPAVPNKSKAVKAKVTKASEEASVPSKTSIGNKGTKKSSVVPLESKPFLRKGSRMGHGTADLNKKKGPPKMDKSLRVSADLIEDQESELVVNASDLVSQHSDGDTMTPIHQNAATEPDPQIHNQLQCGETENLDQNPTDGEVLTYTGESSINIRNEEESTISPSAWLETEEDLEMPKPCEDDTFQSASLANAAPVGSASPRVRHSLSQMLQEESSEPDTCEWGNAENPPAMIYQKNAPKGLKRLLKFARKSKGDTGSTGWSSPSVFSEGEDDAEEFKNSNKRNADNLLRKAAQNVKSYGQPKNSVHEGYERNLGRDDGKGSHKMRDGRDLGAGSTTRAFRGSKPSESKFH
- the LOC100784082 gene encoding COP1-interacting protein 7 isoform X2 encodes the protein MEEAIDATATLDYASIQIFPNLKRYEAFVCKGKQSDKVAAGHLEHLLPHLPAINDLHAEGFDTNFDLKLPENLHGAEWFSKATVQRFLHFASSPDLIHAISSILDEMSQLEDSKEFHVSLYGKGNQDHLESGEKDGTYSSHGEAPTSKPEVNIVSSDASKNELLRAMDLRLTALSDKLAETFSKATGATCSPEDLTCLAKFSQHFGATNIEHSLCKFIELTQKSQDVAPLSKETTLHSCDVTKDDANEAVKNLQVSKPLPSDTPVKYGVSPAKAAQVERHSSTESEESSNSSDEDQRSAERSRSLVRSATPRRSASPMRRVQIGRAGPRRAAALTIKSLNYFPGRERITVQDAAENDFEGEVSELPNKKSEIDVKRITVQDAISLFESKQRDQTTDIQKRKSLADVSVSTNKSVLRRWSAGMGETSVQDQPEYVPEDPVPVTSNDVVHAEAPRNSEVGVVSDFISECHNNNEITDHDVKPERQENIGYVAVDNPDETNPTVKQETNKKLAASAEWNQRKQEEFNQILKKMVESKPVLFGKSQPSRNQNISFEQRGGSYDNYKEKRDAKLRGAKAGKQVEKEAQFRQMQRLLDKRKVEMSKSVSASKKSSPRLPQSSLRNSTPPANSPKETSKPSTMKKTSSRTSPMPATRKSWSATPSPRAAGTSPAKARGGISSANSTPTHRKPVSTSVPQPSTQREKSLPRNRNEKEPQTNNARSLKSMNEKRQPAVPNKSKAVKAKVTKASEEASVPSKTSIGNKGTKKSSVVPLESKPFLRKGSRMGHGTADLNKKKGPPKMDKSLRVSADLIEDQESELVVNASDLVSQHSDGDTMTPIHQNAATEPDPQIHNQLQCGETENLDQNPTDGEVLTYTGESSINIRNEEESTISPSAWLETEEDLEMPKPCEDDTFQSASLANAAPVGSASPRVRHSLSQMLQEESSEPDTCEWGNAENPPAMIYQKNAPKGLKRLLKFARKSKGDTGSTGWSSPSVFSEGEDDAEEFKNSNKRNADNLLRKAAQNVKSYGQPKNSVHEGYERNLGRDDGKGSHKMRDGRDLGAGSTTRASRSFFSLSAFRGSKPSESKFH